The Terriglobales bacterium genome includes a region encoding these proteins:
- a CDS encoding protein kinase produces MKYCDICHQTYPTEFTTCPRDQSPLRTTTELLQGMVLRGKYEIQEKLGAGGMATVYLAKHKAFSELRAIKVVSSRNLEDQNFIRRFKTEAVITRKLQHPNAVRVDDLDETEDGRPFIVMEYVQGANLRSTIQNEGPLPVKRALNIAAQAAAALAAAHELGITHRDIKPDNILLIRQPDGSDLVKVLDFGIAKVREGSFDIGAGYTATQTGLIIGTPQYISPEQAKGEHGDQIDGRADLYSLGIVLYEMVTGQLPFQSQTAVGMLMHHLQTPAPDPKVVKPDLNIPPALSALLQKALEKDPANRYQTAQDMLRAIQAVQQSLGEGKTTMVLTPEAWNASPSSTTANLPAPAAPTTRSTVYSPAKTQPATAPQPKPATAARPAQARAKPAPPKSGKGKWIALAVVVIGVLLVLGKMQRDKLATNTNPAPQPTPTVASHEPATHSAPDDAAITTEIQRAIAATEWAKEASINVGVKDGNVTLTGKAPRHYDADMAGAIAANISGVKLVHNEIAVPTPTPAPTQVAQIPTKPTKTDNSQQKKQEAALKQRVDQLIQTGVFQRENRQFGGAMQSFRDALKLDPGNQQAVTEIKNTVKAAGLAGNQAGQPQQNQNVPLKFWQVRAMLEAKMVPQKIVGAVRLRGVDFGLTSDQEQTLRDAGANDGLIRVIHNNRR; encoded by the coding sequence ATGAAATATTGCGACATCTGCCACCAGACCTATCCCACCGAGTTCACCACCTGTCCGCGCGACCAGAGTCCCTTGCGTACGACCACGGAGCTGCTGCAAGGCATGGTGTTGCGCGGCAAGTATGAGATTCAGGAGAAGCTCGGCGCCGGGGGCATGGCGACGGTCTACTTGGCCAAGCACAAGGCTTTTAGTGAACTGCGCGCCATCAAGGTGGTCAGCAGCCGCAACCTGGAGGACCAGAACTTCATACGCCGCTTCAAGACGGAAGCGGTTATCACCCGCAAGCTGCAGCATCCTAACGCCGTACGCGTGGACGATCTCGACGAAACCGAAGACGGCCGCCCGTTTATCGTCATGGAGTATGTGCAGGGCGCCAACCTGCGCAGCACGATCCAGAATGAAGGTCCGCTGCCGGTCAAGCGCGCCCTCAATATTGCGGCCCAGGCTGCCGCTGCCCTGGCGGCGGCACATGAGCTGGGAATCACGCACCGCGACATCAAGCCCGACAACATTCTTCTGATTCGCCAGCCCGATGGCAGCGACCTGGTCAAGGTGCTGGATTTTGGCATTGCCAAGGTGCGAGAAGGCTCTTTCGATATCGGCGCCGGATACACGGCCACGCAGACGGGTTTGATCATCGGCACGCCGCAGTACATCTCTCCGGAACAGGCCAAGGGCGAGCATGGCGACCAGATTGACGGCCGCGCCGACCTTTACTCGCTGGGGATCGTGCTGTACGAGATGGTGACCGGGCAGTTGCCCTTCCAATCGCAGACCGCGGTGGGGATGCTGATGCACCACCTGCAAACCCCTGCTCCTGATCCGAAAGTAGTGAAGCCGGATTTGAACATTCCCCCGGCGCTTTCGGCGTTGCTGCAGAAGGCGCTGGAAAAAGACCCGGCCAACCGCTACCAGACGGCACAAGATATGTTGCGCGCGATTCAGGCGGTGCAGCAGTCTTTAGGCGAAGGCAAAACCACGATGGTGCTGACCCCGGAGGCCTGGAACGCCTCGCCAAGCAGCACTACAGCCAACCTGCCAGCCCCCGCAGCACCAACCACGCGCAGCACGGTTTACTCTCCAGCAAAAACGCAGCCTGCTACTGCGCCTCAACCCAAGCCTGCTACCGCGGCGCGGCCTGCCCAGGCACGGGCCAAACCGGCCCCACCTAAAAGCGGCAAAGGTAAATGGATTGCTTTGGCTGTCGTGGTGATTGGCGTACTGCTGGTGCTGGGAAAGATGCAGCGTGACAAGCTGGCGACGAACACTAATCCCGCGCCGCAGCCGACGCCCACCGTAGCTTCCCACGAGCCCGCTACACATTCTGCTCCGGATGATGCCGCCATCACCACTGAAATTCAGCGTGCGATTGCAGCCACAGAGTGGGCTAAAGAAGCCTCCATCAATGTTGGGGTAAAAGACGGCAATGTGACCCTTACCGGCAAGGCCCCCAGGCACTACGATGCCGATATGGCCGGCGCGATTGCAGCCAACATCAGCGGGGTAAAGCTGGTGCACAACGAAATTGCTGTTCCCACTCCCACGCCGGCGCCTACACAGGTTGCGCAGATACCCACTAAACCAACGAAGACAGATAACTCTCAGCAGAAAAAACAAGAGGCCGCGCTCAAACAACGCGTAGACCAGTTGATTCAAACCGGAGTCTTCCAGCGCGAGAACCGGCAATTCGGTGGGGCCATGCAAAGTTTTCGCGACGCCCTGAAATTGGATCCGGGGAATCAGCAAGCTGTGACTGAGATTAAGAACACAGTCAAAGCCGCCGGGCTGGCCGGGAACCAGGCAGGACAACCGCAGCAAAATCAGAATGTCCCATTAAAGTTCTGGCAAGTGCGCGCCATGCTTGAGGCCAAGATGGTGCCGCAGAAAATTGTTGGTGCCGTACGTTTGCGAGGCGTGGATTTTGGCCTCACATCCGATCAGGAGCAGACGCTGCGCGATGCTGGGGCAAATGATGGCCTGATTCGTGTGATTCATAATAATCGGCGATAA
- a CDS encoding nicotinate phosphoribosyltransferase, with the protein MHTNFLLRTDSYKFTHWKQYPAGTTHVYSYMESRGGMFPQTLFFGLQYYLKNYLQGPVFDKNDIAEAEDFCRQHFGHNGYFNRAGWEYLLQKYSGRLPVKIMAVPEGTVVPVSNVLMTIENTDPNCPWLTNYLETLLLKVWYPITVATLSYEMKKMFRHFLELSGDPSLLPFKVHDFGYRGVSSEETAAIGGAAHLINFQGTDTVAGIQMLKNFYGAAAMPGFSVPAAEHSTITAWGKEGEADAYQNMLKQFPEGIVACVSDSYDILKACAEIWGQRLRQAVLDRNGVLVIRPDSGDPKRVLLEVFQILSERFGFEINSKGYRVLNPKVRVIQGDGINYWTMGDILTAITKSGWSADNLTFGIGGALLQQLNRDTQKFALKCSSVTVNGVQRDVYKDPATDHAKASKRGRLALVRGRQHLETVTLGEQSNVPGNLLETVFLNGELLKEFSLEEIRDRAKIGS; encoded by the coding sequence ATGCACACCAACTTCCTGCTCCGTACCGACAGCTATAAGTTCACCCACTGGAAGCAGTATCCAGCCGGGACGACCCATGTCTATAGCTACATGGAATCGCGCGGCGGCATGTTTCCTCAGACCCTGTTCTTCGGTCTGCAGTACTACCTGAAAAATTATCTGCAGGGCCCGGTCTTCGACAAAAACGACATTGCCGAAGCCGAGGACTTCTGCCGCCAGCACTTCGGACACAACGGTTATTTCAACCGCGCCGGCTGGGAATACCTTCTGCAAAAATACTCGGGGCGGCTGCCTGTAAAAATCATGGCTGTACCCGAGGGTACCGTGGTTCCTGTGTCCAACGTGCTCATGACCATCGAGAACACTGATCCTAACTGTCCCTGGTTGACCAATTACCTGGAAACTCTGCTTCTGAAAGTCTGGTATCCCATTACCGTGGCGACCCTCTCCTATGAGATGAAGAAGATGTTCCGCCACTTTCTCGAGCTGAGCGGGGACCCCTCTTTGCTTCCCTTCAAGGTCCACGACTTCGGCTACCGCGGCGTCTCCAGCGAAGAGACTGCGGCCATAGGCGGAGCCGCCCATCTCATCAACTTTCAAGGCACCGACACCGTGGCCGGTATTCAGATGCTTAAAAATTTCTATGGCGCTGCCGCCATGCCTGGCTTCAGCGTGCCCGCCGCGGAGCACTCCACCATCACCGCCTGGGGCAAAGAGGGCGAAGCCGATGCTTACCAAAACATGCTGAAGCAGTTCCCCGAAGGCATCGTCGCCTGCGTGAGCGATTCTTACGACATTCTCAAGGCTTGCGCTGAGATCTGGGGCCAGCGTCTGCGCCAGGCCGTCCTTGATCGTAACGGTGTCCTGGTCATCCGCCCCGACTCGGGAGATCCCAAGCGCGTGTTGCTCGAAGTCTTTCAGATTCTCTCGGAACGTTTTGGCTTTGAGATCAACTCCAAGGGCTACCGTGTGCTAAACCCTAAAGTTCGCGTCATCCAGGGAGACGGAATCAATTACTGGACCATGGGCGACATTCTGACTGCCATCACCAAAAGCGGATGGTCCGCCGACAACCTCACCTTCGGCATCGGTGGAGCGCTCCTGCAGCAGCTCAACCGCGATACCCAGAAGTTCGCTCTGAAGTGCTCCAGCGTGACCGTCAACGGCGTGCAGCGCGACGTCTACAAAGACCCGGCAACGGACCACGCCAAGGCCTCCAAGCGCGGACGGCTGGCGCTGGTGCGCGGCAGACAGCATCTGGAAACCGTCACGCTCGGCGAGCAAAGCAATGTTCCTGGAAATTTGCTGGAGACTGTTTTTCTCAACGGCGAGTTGCTCAAAGAATTTTCACTCGAAGAGATCCGGGATCGAGCAAAAATCGGATCTTGA
- a CDS encoding PilX N-terminal domain-containing pilus assembly protein gives MKNSLCRSKSSSANSSARGMALVTTLLLLIMLSALAIAFTLAVNTENRMQGTDKGNTQAYYGAEAGMEKMMIDLNGLYNTAAAPSVAQIQGLSALSTCTSPCPFPVIPGIQYSEYNFNTTPSATDPTQPKTWPSTVQAGPNAGLIADVIPITLSVTAKTNASEEVRMIRNVEVALIPVFQFGVFSDSDLDTFAGPPMEIGGRVQTNGDLYLAAGNGGDTAFLGKLRTAKEVVRDFLANGASMTTHTGIVEIPTATGGCNSPAKSACRQLSYTGPNESSWQGGVWPDTVDPFGNSFGGNLNTTPGWGGISSTYSGFLLAHEDGVKPLSLPFVQPGVSNIEILRRGQTTDPVSLTQSRLYSKAQIRVLLDDDPADLPGGAGDPNNIRLANTGTYANGVPVTVWPAVVPNQQLTTTACNSACTTFFAEGTNAAILGPGPFTADTNWVLPKSDAGGTYTENGTPVVDNGMSPNTAPYMTDNPNTPLKKRWSLIDGWLRVEVRKADGSYLPVTAEWLKLGFARGFDTPTAPLSNSVHPQAILILQQLANRKAMSNTLTNPTGGPAMIPGIVSETTGKTVGNPLTPALTALGVTDLKKDTSGKWVYAGDPTQANNNPASVTPSATVGSNAFNFYPINMYDSREGEPRENTNPNGGGTNRVAGGNYGCTVNGVMNVTEIDVGNLQKWLTGATGTNGTQVENVSQNGYILYFSDHRGMLPEAAAPKAGPPIILGAYGFEDVINPGSSQGIPNNATTPMDAGEDVEIAGDAGSGLLEVYGSANLGLGFGFNPGDLAPGSVMAAGAHRGDEVFTRLPKCDIGRANWVSGARHGVRLIDGGPGNLPLRANGDPSNIGGFTVASDNPAYVEGNYNASAAGWDNPVAPAPGYPHASAAVLADTVTLLSNSWNDLNSFASPGSVTGNYNATTGTITTPNIMGRVATATYYRLAIASGKNVDFPLPTYGTNGTPIGTNGGATNPGDLDKTGTVGGPPSDYGTDGGIHNFLRYLETWSKIDLGNVVIPSSGSFYNGSMVSLYYSQYTTGVFKCCGTVYQPPNRNYHFDLDFQNLSEVPPGTPRFQEVINVGYKQDLTYR, from the coding sequence ATGAAAAACTCATTGTGCAGATCGAAATCATCTTCGGCAAATTCCTCAGCCCGCGGCATGGCGCTCGTTACTACGTTGCTGCTGCTGATCATGCTCTCGGCTTTGGCCATCGCCTTTACGCTGGCGGTAAATACTGAAAACCGCATGCAAGGCACCGACAAGGGCAACACCCAGGCCTACTATGGCGCCGAAGCCGGCATGGAAAAAATGATGATCGACCTGAATGGGCTCTACAATACAGCGGCGGCGCCCAGTGTGGCCCAGATCCAGGGTCTTAGCGCGCTCTCGACCTGTACGTCGCCCTGTCCCTTCCCTGTCATTCCCGGCATTCAATACAGCGAATACAACTTTAATACGACCCCCAGTGCCACGGATCCAACCCAGCCGAAAACCTGGCCCTCCACCGTCCAGGCTGGCCCCAATGCGGGTCTCATTGCGGATGTTATTCCCATAACGCTGTCAGTGACCGCCAAGACCAACGCCAGCGAAGAAGTGCGCATGATCCGGAACGTGGAAGTGGCGCTGATTCCGGTCTTCCAGTTCGGTGTCTTTTCTGATAGCGATCTCGATACTTTCGCCGGCCCTCCCATGGAGATTGGCGGCCGTGTCCAGACCAATGGTGACCTCTACCTGGCGGCCGGAAACGGAGGCGACACGGCATTTTTGGGCAAGCTGCGAACCGCCAAAGAAGTGGTCCGCGATTTTCTCGCCAATGGTGCTTCCATGACCACCCACACGGGAATTGTGGAGATACCCACGGCCACCGGGGGCTGCAACTCGCCCGCCAAGTCTGCCTGCCGGCAACTCTCTTACACCGGTCCTAATGAGAGTAGTTGGCAGGGCGGCGTATGGCCCGACACCGTAGATCCTTTTGGCAACAGCTTTGGCGGTAACCTTAACACCACCCCCGGCTGGGGAGGCATCTCGAGCACTTACTCAGGTTTCCTGCTGGCGCACGAAGACGGGGTCAAGCCGCTCAGTCTGCCCTTCGTCCAACCCGGAGTGAGTAACATTGAGATCCTGCGCCGTGGCCAGACTACCGACCCTGTTAGCCTCACTCAATCTCGCCTTTACAGCAAGGCCCAGATTCGCGTACTGCTGGATGATGATCCCGCCGATCTTCCCGGCGGTGCTGGTGATCCTAACAATATCCGTTTGGCCAACACTGGCACTTACGCCAATGGCGTGCCGGTCACCGTATGGCCGGCGGTGGTCCCTAACCAACAGCTCACGACCACGGCTTGCAATTCAGCCTGCACCACATTTTTTGCTGAAGGGACGAATGCAGCTATTCTCGGCCCCGGCCCCTTCACCGCCGACACGAACTGGGTGCTTCCGAAATCTGATGCTGGCGGCACTTACACCGAGAATGGTACTCCGGTGGTTGATAACGGCATGTCACCGAACACAGCCCCCTACATGACAGACAACCCGAATACGCCCTTGAAAAAGAGATGGAGCCTGATTGATGGCTGGCTCAGGGTTGAGGTTCGCAAGGCCGATGGCAGCTATCTGCCGGTTACCGCCGAGTGGCTGAAGCTCGGCTTCGCCCGCGGCTTTGACACGCCGACTGCCCCGTTGAGCAATAGCGTGCATCCCCAGGCCATCCTGATCCTCCAGCAATTGGCCAATCGCAAGGCCATGAGCAACACCCTTACCAATCCAACAGGTGGTCCCGCGATGATTCCCGGTATCGTGAGCGAAACCACCGGCAAGACAGTTGGTAATCCGCTCACCCCCGCTCTTACCGCTCTCGGCGTCACTGATCTGAAGAAGGATACGAGCGGCAAGTGGGTCTATGCCGGCGATCCCACGCAAGCTAATAACAATCCAGCCTCAGTCACCCCTAGTGCTACTGTCGGAAGCAATGCCTTCAATTTCTATCCCATCAACATGTATGACAGCCGTGAAGGTGAACCTCGTGAGAACACAAACCCCAATGGCGGCGGCACGAATCGCGTCGCTGGCGGAAATTATGGCTGCACCGTCAATGGGGTCATGAACGTCACTGAAATTGACGTAGGCAACCTGCAAAAATGGTTGACCGGCGCCACCGGCACCAACGGCACCCAAGTGGAGAACGTGTCGCAGAACGGTTACATCCTTTACTTCTCTGATCATCGCGGCATGCTTCCGGAGGCTGCGGCACCCAAGGCAGGTCCGCCGATCATTCTTGGCGCTTACGGCTTTGAAGACGTCATTAACCCTGGCAGCTCCCAGGGAATACCAAACAATGCAACCACCCCGATGGATGCAGGCGAAGATGTTGAAATTGCCGGCGATGCCGGCTCTGGCCTGCTGGAAGTCTATGGCTCAGCCAACCTGGGTCTGGGCTTCGGCTTCAATCCGGGTGACTTGGCGCCAGGAAGCGTCATGGCGGCCGGCGCCCACAGGGGTGATGAAGTATTCACGCGCCTGCCCAAGTGTGACATTGGTCGCGCCAACTGGGTCTCTGGTGCCCGTCACGGTGTACGCCTTATAGATGGCGGTCCCGGCAATCTGCCTCTGCGCGCCAACGGCGACCCCAGCAACATTGGCGGCTTCACCGTGGCTAGCGACAATCCTGCGTACGTTGAAGGCAACTACAATGCCAGCGCTGCCGGATGGGATAACCCCGTGGCTCCGGCGCCGGGCTATCCGCACGCCTCCGCCGCCGTCCTGGCCGATACGGTTACTCTGCTCTCCAACTCCTGGAATGACCTGAATAGCTTCGCCAGCCCGGGCAGCGTTACCGGCAACTACAATGCGACGACGGGCACCATCACCACTCCGAATATCATGGGCCGCGTGGCTACGGCCACCTACTATCGCCTGGCCATCGCCAGCGGCAAGAACGTTGACTTCCCGCTTCCCACCTATGGCACCAATGGCACCCCTATTGGCACCAACGGAGGCGCAACCAATCCGGGTGATTTGGACAAAACCGGGACCGTCGGCGGCCCTCCCAGTGACTATGGCACCGATGGCGGTATTCACAACTTTTTGCGTTATCTCGAGACTTGGAGCAAAATTGACCTGGGCAACGTCGTGATTCCTTCAAGTGGCTCCTTCTACAACGGCTCCATGGTAAGTCTGTATTACTCCCAATACACGACCGGTGTGTTTAAGTGCTGCGGTACGGTCTATCAACCGCCCAACCGCAACTACCACTTTGATCTGGACTTCCAGAACCTCTCCGAGGTGCCACCAGGTACCCCCAGGTTCCAGGAGGTCATCAACGTGGGCTACAAACAGGACCTGACATATAGATAA
- a CDS encoding prepilin-type N-terminal cleavage/methylation domain-containing protein produces MKTSCQQRFRNQRGFSLVELLVAMAITIIVMAAAMMMFMKSLDTNDMTMLIAEMQANARAGTNALAQDINQAGTGIAWGGYTLAQGPAENFGNNATYMNPNNFYTVPASAGPPATPATNVMYGITPVDGGGPAIAGPANNGAGAPVQMDGINLVYADPVLSSSDPTVSNWTTPPAPGPAVADAGANITITMPNGMLPAVNDNNSGIRIGDVLTLNNSVVGVVSNVAPGPPAIITLSPGDPYNINQFGPVGAGTPGSVRSLAPYPISVNVMRLYVITYFLQGIDAAGNPVTKAAAATAVDFRLMRQVNQQAATIVAEHINYLQFSYDLGDPSCLTTAPMSHIPNAVEPTACGIPTAKPAYDKIRTVYINLGARSAKPDKRGVYYQTTVNTTVGPRSLSYNNTYPADKP; encoded by the coding sequence ATGAAAACTTCATGTCAGCAACGTTTTCGGAACCAACGGGGATTCTCCCTGGTCGAGCTTTTGGTGGCCATGGCCATCACGATCATCGTCATGGCAGCCGCCATGATGATGTTCATGAAATCCCTGGACACCAATGACATGACCATGCTTATAGCTGAGATGCAGGCCAACGCGCGCGCCGGAACCAATGCCCTCGCGCAGGATATTAACCAGGCGGGCACCGGGATTGCCTGGGGCGGCTACACTCTTGCCCAAGGCCCAGCGGAGAATTTCGGTAATAACGCGACCTACATGAATCCCAATAACTTCTACACTGTGCCTGCCAGTGCGGGTCCCCCTGCTACCCCTGCTACTAACGTCATGTACGGAATCACTCCAGTGGATGGGGGTGGGCCGGCAATCGCGGGGCCTGCAAACAACGGCGCTGGGGCGCCGGTTCAAATGGATGGCATCAATTTGGTGTACGCCGACCCAGTCCTGAGCAGTAGCGACCCCACAGTCTCCAATTGGACTACCCCTCCTGCTCCTGGCCCTGCTGTTGCAGACGCTGGAGCCAACATTACTATCACGATGCCCAATGGCATGTTACCCGCCGTCAACGATAACAACAGCGGCATACGAATAGGCGATGTGTTGACCTTGAATAATTCGGTCGTGGGCGTTGTCAGCAATGTTGCCCCCGGCCCTCCTGCAATCATTACGCTTTCCCCGGGCGATCCTTACAACATAAATCAATTTGGCCCTGTTGGCGCTGGAACACCGGGAAGCGTCAGGTCACTGGCGCCCTACCCAATCTCCGTTAATGTGATGAGGCTGTATGTGATCACCTATTTCCTGCAGGGGATAGACGCCGCGGGTAATCCGGTGACCAAGGCGGCGGCGGCCACAGCGGTGGACTTCCGGCTTATGCGGCAGGTCAATCAGCAGGCAGCCACGATTGTTGCCGAACATATCAATTACCTGCAGTTCTCTTACGACTTGGGAGATCCCAGTTGCCTGACAACCGCCCCCATGTCCCACATTCCCAATGCCGTGGAACCGACTGCTTGTGGAATCCCAACTGCCAAACCGGCCTATGACAAGATCAGGACCGTGTATATCAACCTCGGGGCGCGTTCGGCCAAACCCGATAAACGGGGGGTGTATTACCAAACCACCGTTAACACTACCGTCGGCCCCAGGAGCTTGAGCTATAACAATACTTATCCCGCTGACAAGCCATGA
- a CDS encoding prepilin-type N-terminal cleavage/methylation domain-containing protein: MMKIQHKSATGDKGFTLVEVLISMVILVIGLLSILALFAKGLSATQYAQQDMIAKQKAREQLEAIYSARNDGRITWANITNTPVPAPGIYFPTGFQPLYRMTDSSTELVGSNINSGVPDFIVTHDNSGNFLKVNLNNYTRQVNIQLVDPTNPNLKQVTVTVRVITPGVGTRDYQVIGYVSKTQ, encoded by the coding sequence ATGATGAAAATTCAGCATAAATCGGCAACAGGCGATAAAGGGTTCACCCTTGTCGAGGTCCTGATTTCCATGGTCATTCTGGTGATAGGTTTACTGAGTATCCTGGCGCTCTTTGCCAAGGGCCTTTCCGCCACTCAGTATGCCCAACAGGATATGATCGCCAAACAGAAGGCGCGCGAGCAGTTAGAGGCCATTTATTCCGCCCGCAACGACGGCAGAATTACCTGGGCCAACATCACCAACACCCCAGTCCCTGCACCGGGTATCTATTTCCCGACGGGATTTCAACCTTTGTACAGGATGACGGATAGCTCTACCGAACTGGTGGGATCAAACATCAATAGTGGGGTCCCCGATTTTATTGTGACGCACGATAATAGTGGAAACTTTCTAAAGGTCAACCTGAACAATTACACGCGCCAGGTGAACATCCAACTGGTGGATCCAACCAATCCCAACTTGAAACAAGTTACGGTCACCGTGAGAGTAATCACTCCGGGCGTAGGCACCCGTGACTATCAGGTGATTGGATATGTTTCCAAAACTCAATAG